The DNA segment GCAGAACTTCGAAAAGAAAAAGCATATGCCTCAGGTGGTATTGAAATTGTTGATGAAATATACGAATATTTAAAAAGTGATGATATTCATTTTAACAGATATGATCATAAGAACAGATTTGCGGATTAAGGAGAAAAAAATATGTTAAAAACGCTTGTAAAGAAAGGCAGTTATCATGATTCTGTAGTATTGATGCTTTTGACAAACCACATTGCCGCAATTAAAGGGGTTAAGACAGTTTCAATTATGATGGCAACGCCTGCGAATAAGGATATCTTTAAGCAGAGCGGCCTGGATACTGAAGAATTAATGGCAGCTACTGCAAATGACATGGTTGTTGTAGCGGATGTAGATGATGATAGTCTGTTGGATACCATTATGTCAGAAGTAGATCTGTTTTTTCAGAATCAGTCCGCAAAGAGTGCAGATAAAAAGAGCAGTAAAAGTGTAAAGTCCTGGGATAAAGCACTTGAAAACCTTCCCAATGCAAATCTTGCAGTTATATCTATTCCGGGAGCATATGCGGCATTAGAAGCAGACCGTGCCCTTGATGAGGGAATGAATGTATTTATGTTCAGCGATAATGTGACGATTGAGGATGAAAAAAAGCTAAAAGAAAAAGCCCATGAAAAAGGTTTGGTTGTTATGGGACCAGACTGTGGTACCGGAATTATTCAAGGGGTTCCTGTTGCATTTACCAATAACGTTGCACCCGGTCCTATTGGGATCATTGGTGCATCGGGAACAGGAATTCAGGAACTGACTACGATTATTGACCGCCTGGGTGAAGGCGTAACAAATGCCATTGGAACAGGAGGCCGTGACCTTTCGGCGAAGGTTGGCGGAATTACGATGATGGACATAATCAATGCCATGGAAAGTGATGAGCATGTGAAAGTCCTGATTGTCATATCAAAACCACCACAAAAAGCAGTGCGGGAAAAAATTTCAGCTCGGCTGAGTATTTGTAAAAAGCCTGTTATTACGTTATTCCTGGGAGAAAAACCAGAATATCACGAAGAAAATTTTTATCATGCCTATACACTGGATGAAGCAGCTCGTCTGGCCGTTAGTCTTGTCCGCAAAGAAGCAGTCAAAGAGGGTATGGTAAATGTTGACAATTCCCAGTTCTATTGTGCTGATGAGAAGAAGACAATTAAAGCATATTATTCCGGCGGTACTCTTGCCGGAGAAGCAGCAATGCTGATTAAAGATGCTTTGCAGATGCGGATTCCACCACAAAAAGCAGAAGGGTATATGCTTAAGACAGCAGGACATATTGTAGTTGACCTGGGAGATGACGTTTATACACAGGGAAAACCACATCCCATGATTGATCCGGCAAAACGGATTGAATGTATGCAGGAAGCAGTAGATGATGAATCAACAGGGGTGGTTCTTTTAGATATCATGCTAGGCTATGGTTCTCATGAGGATATGGCAGGTGCGTTGATTCCCACAATTAAGAAGCTTCAGGAGAAGGCTACTGCAGAAGGCAGAAAAGTATTTTTCATTGCGACAGTATGTGGAACCAGAAGAGATTTTCAGGGATATGATGAAGCTGTCAGTAAATTAACTAATGCAGGGGTGATTGTCTGTGAGACAAATAAACTGGCTGTGCGTACCGCAATCCAGGCTATCGGCCTTGATTTTTCTGATCCAGAAAAAGAAATTCGGGCAAAGGAGGTAAAAAAAGTAACTGCGGGTCAGACTTCAGAAAAGTTACTGCAGATGTTATCCGGGAAACCAAGGATTATTAATCTGGGACTGAAAAGCTTTGCAGAAGTAGCAGAAAAGTTTGGCTGTGAAACAATACAGTATGACTGGACGCCCCCGGCAGGCGGAAATGTTGAGTTAATTAAAACATTAAGCTTTTTGCGTCATTATGAGGGATTTGACATTGATGAGGCCAACCGCAAAGTAGTTGCCAAAATAGTATCCGGCCAGCCAGTTATTAAAGATGTGGCGGCGGCAAAAACAGTCATCAAGGAATTGGAAAAAGGTAAAGTGATTCTTCATGCCGGCCCCCCTATTGCATATCGTGATATGCCGGATACGGTACAGGGATCTTGCGTTGGGGCAGTGCTTTTTGAAGAGTGGGCCGATAATGAAGATGATGCAAGAAGATTATTAGAATCCGGTGAAGTTACATTTATTCCCTGCCATCATGTCAAGGCTGTGGGACCCATGGGGGGAATTACTACTGCCAATATGGCCGTTTTTGTTGTGGAAAATGAAACGGATGGAAATGAAGCTTATTGTACATTGAATGAAGGTATCGGCAAGGTTCTTCGCTTTGGTGCATATTCAAAAGAGGTCGTTGAGCGGCTTCGCTGGATGAGAGATGTGCTGGGGCCAACACTTGGAAAAGCAATTAGATTATTAGGCGGAATCAGTGTTAATCCGATTGTTGCAAAAGCCATTGCAATGGGTGATGAATTCCATCAGAGAAATATCGCCGCTTCGCTGGCTTTTTTGAAAGAGGTGGCACCAACCATTGTGAAAATGGACATGGATGAAAAACAACGTGGCGATGTTATCCAATTTTTATCGGATACAGATCAGTTCTTCCTGAATATTATGATGGCGTCAGGCAAAGCGGTTATGGATGGAGCCCGGATGGTAACCGAAGGAACAATTGTAACTGCAATGTGTCGTAATGGCGTGGAGTTCGGGATTCGCATTGCAGGTATGGGAGATGAATGGTTTACCGGTCCGGTTAATACTCCTTCGGGGTTGTACTTTACCGGATATGACGGAGAGGATGCCTGCCCGGATATTGGCGACAGCTCTATAACAGAAACTTTAGGTGTTGGCGGAATGGCAATGATCGCGGCACCGGCTGTTACCCGATTTGTTGGAGCGGGAGGGTATGAAGATGCCCTCCGAACCAGTACAGAAATGACGGAAATCACAATTGATAGGAATCCAAACTTTATTATTCCAAACTGGAGCTTTAAAGGCACATGTCTTGGAATTGATGCTAGACTTGTTGTTGAAAAAGGAATAACACCGGTTATTAATACCGGAATTGCACATAAAATTGCCGGTTACGGACAGATTGGGGCAGGTACGGTTCATCCTCCATTGGAATGCTTTGAAAAGGCAGTCCGGGCATATGCAGAGAAACTCGGGTTTAGTCTGTAACAAAAACAGTGTGAAGGGGTGCGAATGCAATGAGTCTATAATCTCTTTACATAGTGGGACTAGTAAGTATCTGGGCAATCTGACACATACATCTTGGGAGTTGGAAAATGAATATACCAGTTAATTTATTCATGTGGATTATGGCATTTCTGCCAATCATTGTTCTATTGGTTTTAATGATGAAATTTCATTGGGGTGCAACGGAAGCAGCCCCAGTGGGACTTTTGATTACAATTATTACCGGTGTCTTTTTTTATAAGGCGGATATTCGGTTAATTGCTTCTGAAAGTGCAAAAGGAATTTGGAATGCATTGATTATTATATTAATTGTGTGGACCGCAATTTTAATGTATCAGGTAGGAGACGAGGCCAGGGCATTTTTGGTAATACGTAACGGAATGCGCAAATTATTGCCGAATGAGCTGCTATTAATATTGGCAATGGGATGGATTTTTGAAAGTTTCTTACAGGGAATCACAGGTTTTGGCGTTCCGGTAGCTGTGGGTGCTCCACTGCTGATTGGAATTGGTGTAAAACCTATGTGGGCGGTTATTATTCCTTTGCTCGGACAAGCCTGGGGCAACACCTTTGGGACTTTGGGGGCGGCATGGGATTCTCTTGCGATGGGTACCAATCTGATTCCGGGAAGCGGCGAATATCTCATGACTGCTTTATGGGCAGGCGTGTTTATCTGGATTTGGAACGTAATTGGAGGGCTTGCCACCTGCTGGTTTTACGGCAAAGGCAGAGCCTTAAAAAAGGGTTTTGCAGCAGTTCTTATTCTGTCCGTAATCCAAGGCGGCGGAGAACTTTTACTGACCCAGATCAACACCACAATATCATGTTTTGTACCAGCATGTATCTCTTTGATTGTAATTTTAATCCTTGGCAGGACAAAATGGTACCGGGAAGAATGGAGTCTTAAGGATAGCCCCATTATGAACCGTGACTATGCTTCACAGGGAGGGGAGGAGGCTCCTTTGGACATGAGTCTTATCCAGGCGTTTGTTCCTTATTTCCTGCTTTCTTTCATTACTTTGGCAGTGTTGTTGATAAAACCAGTTTACAATTTTTTGGGACAAGTTGAATTTGGCTTATCTTTCCCTAAAACAGTGACCGGTTATGGCCATGTTAATGAGGCATATGAGAGTTTTTCACCACTGACTCCTTTTAATCATGCCAGTATGTTCTTGCTTGCTTCGTCATTAATTGGACTGGTATATTATAAAAAACATGGCTGGATCAAAAAGGGCGGTGCTCAAAGGATATTTGTTAAATCCATATCGATGACAATGCCTTCAGGAATCGCAGTGATATGTCTGGTTATTATGTCGAAGATAATGGATGGAACCGGTCAGACAATTGTACTGGCAAATGGAATAGTCAGCGTCCTTGGAAGAATCTATACTGCACTGGCGCCTTTTGTGGGATTTTTAGGGACCTTTATGACTGGAAGCACTATGAGTTCCAACATTTTATTTGGAGGATTCCAGATGACCACTGCAAACCTCCTGCAAGTTGATCCTTCACAAATTATGGGTGCGCAGACAGCCGGCGCGACCATCGGCAGTGC comes from the Blautia liquoris genome and includes:
- the fdrA gene encoding bifunctional FdrA/YlbE family protein, whose product is MLKTLVKKGSYHDSVVLMLLTNHIAAIKGVKTVSIMMATPANKDIFKQSGLDTEELMAATANDMVVVADVDDDSLLDTIMSEVDLFFQNQSAKSADKKSSKSVKSWDKALENLPNANLAVISIPGAYAALEADRALDEGMNVFMFSDNVTIEDEKKLKEKAHEKGLVVMGPDCGTGIIQGVPVAFTNNVAPGPIGIIGASGTGIQELTTIIDRLGEGVTNAIGTGGRDLSAKVGGITMMDIINAMESDEHVKVLIVISKPPQKAVREKISARLSICKKPVITLFLGEKPEYHEENFYHAYTLDEAARLAVSLVRKEAVKEGMVNVDNSQFYCADEKKTIKAYYSGGTLAGEAAMLIKDALQMRIPPQKAEGYMLKTAGHIVVDLGDDVYTQGKPHPMIDPAKRIECMQEAVDDESTGVVLLDIMLGYGSHEDMAGALIPTIKKLQEKATAEGRKVFFIATVCGTRRDFQGYDEAVSKLTNAGVIVCETNKLAVRTAIQAIGLDFSDPEKEIRAKEVKKVTAGQTSEKLLQMLSGKPRIINLGLKSFAEVAEKFGCETIQYDWTPPAGGNVELIKTLSFLRHYEGFDIDEANRKVVAKIVSGQPVIKDVAAAKTVIKELEKGKVILHAGPPIAYRDMPDTVQGSCVGAVLFEEWADNEDDARRLLESGEVTFIPCHHVKAVGPMGGITTANMAVFVVENETDGNEAYCTLNEGIGKVLRFGAYSKEVVERLRWMRDVLGPTLGKAIRLLGGISVNPIVAKAIAMGDEFHQRNIAASLAFLKEVAPTIVKMDMDEKQRGDVIQFLSDTDQFFLNIMMASGKAVMDGARMVTEGTIVTAMCRNGVEFGIRIAGMGDEWFTGPVNTPSGLYFTGYDGEDACPDIGDSSITETLGVGGMAMIAAPAVTRFVGAGGYEDALRTSTEMTEITIDRNPNFIIPNWSFKGTCLGIDARLVVEKGITPVINTGIAHKIAGYGQIGAGTVHPPLECFEKAVRAYAEKLGFSL
- a CDS encoding L-lactate permease; this encodes MNIPVNLFMWIMAFLPIIVLLVLMMKFHWGATEAAPVGLLITIITGVFFYKADIRLIASESAKGIWNALIIILIVWTAILMYQVGDEARAFLVIRNGMRKLLPNELLLILAMGWIFESFLQGITGFGVPVAVGAPLLIGIGVKPMWAVIIPLLGQAWGNTFGTLGAAWDSLAMGTNLIPGSGEYLMTALWAGVFIWIWNVIGGLATCWFYGKGRALKKGFAAVLILSVIQGGGELLLTQINTTISCFVPACISLIVILILGRTKWYREEWSLKDSPIMNRDYASQGGEEAPLDMSLIQAFVPYFLLSFITLAVLLIKPVYNFLGQVEFGLSFPKTVTGYGHVNEAYESFSPLTPFNHASMFLLASSLIGLVYYKKHGWIKKGGAQRIFVKSISMTMPSGIAVICLVIMSKIMDGTGQTIVLANGIVSVLGRIYTALAPFVGFLGTFMTGSTMSSNILFGGFQMTTANLLQVDPSQIMGAQTAGATIGSAISPSKIILGTTTASILGSEGDIMKKILLITLPATILIGLILFVITII